The genomic segment CTTCGTGGCATAGGCGACCGCGAAGAGCGCCGCGAGGAAGCCCGCGATGATCAGCCTCGGGACCCCGATTTGCTCGACTAGCTGACGAAGGTTTACGCGCACTGCTACACCGCCTCCTTCCGGATCCTGGCCCCGCCAGCCATCATGAGGCCGAACTCGGCATCGGGCGCGTCGGGCGGCAGGATGCCCGCCAGCTTGCCGCCGTACACTATGGCGATTCTGTCGCATATCTTTCGCAGCTCGCCGAGCTCGCTCGACGTCATCACGACGGTGACGTTTCGCTCCCTATTCAGGCTGACCAGCAGGTCGAGCACGAGTTTCTTCGCGCCCACATCGATGCCTCGCGTCGGCTCGGACACGAGGAGTATCTCCGGATCGAGGGCGAGAGCCTTTGCTATGCACACTTTCTGTTGATTCCCACCCGAGAGCCTGCGCACCGGTTGGCCGGGCCCCGTACACCTGATGTCGAGCTTGCGAATGACCTCTTCTGTATGGGAACGCAACGCGGCGCGGTCCTCCAGCTTGAGCGCTGGAACACGAGGCCACCTCGCCAGGAACTTGTTCTGAACTTGCATCGCAACGGTCCCAATGTTGCGCTCGATGGACTCGTCGAGGAGGAGACCCACTCCGCGCCGGTCCTCGGAAACGAACGCGAGCCCCATCCCTAGCGCGCGCTGAGGGGAGTTGAGCGGCACCTCGGTCCCGTTCTTGCTGACCTTGCCTGAGGCGGGGTAGAGGCCCATGATCCCGTTGGCGATGCCTATCTTACCGTGCCCGGCTAGTCCGCCGATACCCAGGATCTCGCCACGACGGACGGCCAAGGACACGCCTCGGACCACCTCCCCCGGCATGTTGACCACGAGGTTCTCAATGGCGAGGGCTATGTCCTCGTCCGAAGGGTCTTTGCTCCTGC from the Bacillota bacterium genome contains:
- a CDS encoding sugar ABC transporter ATP-binding protein, which translates into the protein MSHSKALEMRDITKQYFGNTVLSGVSIDVEPGEIHALVGENGAGKSTLMNILFGMPVIHSTGGFSGEILVGGQKVDIPSPRAAMDLGIGMVHQEFMLLPGFTVTENIKLNREITRPNLVSRSCRTRALDYLDIPAMRKDARAALSRLDLGINEWIQVAGLPVGYMQFIEIAREIDKQNVRILVFDEPTAVLTETEAERLLDALRRLAAEGIAILFITHRLAEVMAVADKITVLRDGEVVSRLSRDEAVLERIAELMVGRKVEKVDLPGRSKDPSDEDIALAIENLVVNMPGEVVRGVSLAVRRGEILGIGGLAGHGKIGIANGIMGLYPASGKVSKNGTEVPLNSPQRALGMGLAFVSEDRRGVGLLLDESIERNIGTVAMQVQNKFLARWPRVPALKLEDRAALRSHTEEVIRKLDIRCTGPGQPVRRLSGGNQQKVCIAKALALDPEILLVSEPTRGIDVGAKKLVLDLLVSLNRERNVTVVMTSSELGELRKICDRIAIVYGGKLAGILPPDAPDAEFGLMMAGGARIRKEAV